One Fusarium poae strain DAOMC 252244 chromosome 4, whole genome shotgun sequence DNA window includes the following coding sequences:
- a CDS encoding hypothetical protein (BUSCO:12971at5125): protein MNDSQPPTSLLDKGESIPISGLSPDAPNQENRVVHGTITIVWPFSIITKSIAFLLAEHDVRLRRENGQVRVRFHGAAAKAISDASLGAGDEIRVSLKGAQWENNETQTQVAGSTLAWQLEFTNRLVIGIRQLNMEQETLLNIDAPAAEPETATDGQAERTDPIDTIPEEPATPDPPCPEPILPAKRSATSNLDPFEYTSPAFLKRARVSYGSLFEGGLDIFDEDISQATRSKKRSRFSMPGNTWRYTSQSPSPEPDVPEEEEEEEPQVNGNPQPNGDIDDTHLDTPSRPAMVDQGSQTADVDFTPMASVQVLAESRPTFGFTQMTPTPFARTKPFGADNPVIDEALNFGGDSTTSHSMPPVSQQNSLSQQPNTMDTNMAFSFTPQTVLFPQAPAFFSGQDDVPDSPSRVTGVEDYPAALLDTDPTSSNPVDALMGFAAHGSQPVATHQNPFSTEPALDPAFVTAAPSQNPWADEELPGSHSANASSDAENPVEILSSSPSRQESRASTEDRQVSPSRENTEMNVTADASPEPTLEDPASEAEFYRDGGDEPGDDYDLRKYSRTHDDDDDVETSEEERDESDDDPGAQIMNPEEDDMDVDQDVANQVRYSGDVSEEYEEEMYEERFEGDGQSYEGSGDDAEGEYYSYEEDYTDDEEEDEEEEAQTRPPAAPITREPVFIDLLSDSEDEDEPAPKSVAEPEPKEELEEEVKHESKSDSKDEAGVSPKNAEDTTPLPVPEEKEEAENLQAHEEMAEQTQSVPGPAEPSTLTTDEANEDTETKHVTEEETTQVEKSSVPMLPARNNSSPDRDEDHEAPIMFEEIKARGGPSQIEKSAENQEPSTASNNMEMDAPALTEVSNKPEDVAITVTETTRINSLDETTPTVVEETADAMDVDAALDASLKDTIEQIETEKVEVIENNVTVNEEVQTTITNAQEETSASVQVKAVQETSLIQLQETLEDIAESSIINSTEGLSGEGDAEAGKTQEFHDAMMQDAPSENATGKPAINTIVVEDAEEHSTKDGQLSPPATHFSQVQNLQEDTINVAAHDHGQHLLTPGETQVRQVDMSDILQTTAYNDETDEEDANPEDQIMAEILQHSPTKQDTHLPIESVAFPPAASQTKPFTQTEQADETHEGPASQSEPEHVAAVAKSLRPQRSKLNRASGYIDQEDPSMALIAATPAKESANSGSKHSSPAPVGPSSKTRSKTRSKTRSKTHDDPSIQLAGALEQSETKNKRKRKAADDESITSLDNSPSGTRRVLRSMTDHDDLSILLAKGSSPPARQTRPDLKRETPVRETRSVSRSLRLQEESPDASFASLISPSIAGSFATVPEDGEEDVKSLKLRLAKNLRTDFPDFLPLKSLRGNIDKMTDVLAVVTQTPPQPHRPKQGRPRGFMLTLTLTDPSTAPTQVRVANIFRPHLTSLPEVESGDIILLRRVKVVSMTGRNFGVRSEDLSPWAVFKPNGEQALSQVKGPPVEITPEEIEHAKGLRQWWSLQDDNAMNKIRKVTESKENAK, encoded by the coding sequence ATGAACGACTCTCAACCCCCGACTTCCCTACTCGACAAGGGCGAGTCTATCCCTATTTCTGGACTCAGCCCGGACGCCCCCAATCAAGAGAACCGAGTTGTACATGGGACGATAACCATCGTATGGCCTTTTAGTATCATAACCAAATCTATCGCATTCCTCCTGGCCGAGCATGACGTCCGGCTCCGGCGCGAAAATGGACAAGTGCGCGTAAGATTCCATGGTGCAGCCGCAAAAGCCATCTCAGATGCATCGCTAGGCGCAGGAGATGAGATTCGTGTGAGCCTAAAAGGCGCTCAGTGGGAGAATAATgagacacagacacaggtTGCAGGAAGCACTCTAGCATGGCAGCTGGAATTCACGAATCGCCTGGTCATTGGTATTCGTCAACTAAATATGGAACAAGAAACGCTGCTCAATATCGACGCCCCGGCTGCGGAACCAGAAACTGCCACGGATGGTCAGGCAGAGCGTACCGACCCAATCGACACAATACCCGAAGAACCTGCCACACCAGACCCGCCATGTCCGGAGCCCATATTGCCTGCGAAACGTAGCGCTACATCGAACCTTGATCCCTTCGAGTATACTTCTCCCGCTTTTCTCAAACGAGCACGTGTATCCTATGGTTCCCTGTTTGAAGGAGGCTTGGACATTTTCGACGAGGACATTAGCCAGGCGACTAGGTCGAAGAAGCGCTCCCGATTCAGTATGCCTGGTAATACTTGGAGATATACCAGTCAATCTCCCAGTCCCGAGCCTGATGTCcccgaggaagaagaggaagaagagccaCAAGTGAATGGAAATCCGCAGCCAAATGGCGACATTGACGACACTCATTTGGACACGCCATCCAGACCAGCAATGGTTGATCAAGGCTCCCAAACCGCAGATGTTGACTTTACGCCCATGGCCAGTGTCCAGGTGTTGGCCGAATCAAGACCAACCTTTGGCTTTACACAGATGACTCCAACGCCGTTTGCTCGAACAAAACCATTTGGTGCAGATAACCCCGTCATAGATGAGGCCCTGAATTTTGGAGGCGACTCAACGACGTCGCATAGCATGCCTCCTGTATCACAACAAAACTCGCTCAGCCAACAACCAAACACCATGGACACAAACATGGCTTTTAGTTTCACGCCACAGACCGTGCTCTTCCCTCAAGCTCCAGCATTTTTCTCTGGGCAGGATGATGTTCCAGACTCGCCCAGTCGCGTTACGGGAGTGGAAGACTACCCGGCCGCACTCTTGGATACTGATCCAACCTCCTCTAATCCTGTAGACGCCCTGATGGGGTTTGCTGCTCATGGGTCGCAACCCGTCGCAACTCACCAAAATCCTTTCTCTACGGAACCAGCCCTAGACCCGGCTTTCGTTACTGCTGCGCCCTCTCAGAACCCTTGGGCTGATGAAGAACTACCTGGATCGCATTCTGCGAACGCTAGCAGCGACGCTGAGAATCCGGTGGAGATTCTGAGCTCATCACCTTCAAGGCAAGAATCGAGGGCTTCAACAGAAGATCGCCAAGTATCTCCTTCCAGGGAAAACACAGAGATGAATGTAACGGCAGATGCATCGCCCGAGCCGACTCTCGAGGACCCAGCAAGTGAAGCCGAATTTTACCGTGATGGCGGTGATGAGCCTGGGGACGACTACGATCTCAGAAAATACTCGCGCACgcacgatgacgacgacgatgtcgAAACGTCGGAAGAGGAGCGAGATGAGAGCGATGACGATCCTGGAGCGCAAATTATGAACCCCGAGGAAGATGATATGGATGTCGATCAAGACGTTGCAAACCAAGTAAGGTATTCTGGTGACGTTTCCGAAGAATACGAGGAAGAAATGTACGAGGAACGGTTCGAGGGTGATGGACAAAGTTATGAAGGGTCTGGAGATGATGCAGAAGGTGAATACTACTCATATGAGGAGGACTACAccgatgacgaagaagaggatgaagaggaagaagcacAAACTCGCCCTCCCGCTGCACCTATTACCCGAGAGCCTGTCTTTATCGACCTGCTGTCGGATtcagaagacgaggatgaacCGGCACCCAAGTCTGTGGCAGAACCAGAACCTAAGGAAGAGCTCGAAGAAGAGGTAAAGCATGAGTCCAAATCAGATTCTAAAGATGAGGCCGGAGTGAGCCCAAAGAATGCAGAGGACACGACGCCCTTGCCAGTGCCTGAGGAAAAGGAGGAAGCTGAAAACCTTCAGGCACACGAGGAGATGGCTGAACAAACCCAGTCTGTCCCCGGACCCGCAGAGCCATCAACGCTGACTACAGACGAGGCGAACGAGGATACTGAAACGAAACACGTCACTGAAGAAGAAACGACTCAAGTAGAGAAATCATCAGTTCCTATGCTTCCTGCTCGGAATAATTCGAGTCCAGACCGCGATGAAGATCATGAGGCCCCCATTATGTTTGAGGAAATCAAGGCTAGAGGCGGTCCATCGCAAATTGAGAAGTCTGCGGAAAACCAAGAGCCTTCTACAGCATCAAATAATATGGAGATGGACGCACCTGCACTCACGGAGGTATCCAATAAACCCGAGGATGTAGCCATTACGGTCACAGAAACTACGAGAATAAATTCACTTGACGAAACAACGCCTACCGTGGTTGAGGAAACCGCCGATGctatggatgttgatgcagCACTCGACGCATCTCTAAAAGACACTATTGAGCAAATAGAAACCGAAAAGGTCGAGGTCATTGAGAATAATGTTACCGTCAACGAAGAGGTACAAACCACGATCACGAATGCACAGGAAGAGACCTCAGCAAGTGTCCAGGTCAAAGCGGTCCAGGAAACATCCCTCATACAACTACAAGAGACCTTGGAAGATATTGCAGAATCATCGATCATTAACTCAACTGAAGGTCTATCCGGCGAGGGTGACGCAGAAGCCGGCAAAACTCAAGAATTCCACGACGCCATGATGCAGGACGCGCCCTCCGAAAATGCTACTGGGaaaccagctatcaacacaATTGTGGTAGAAGATGCGGAAGAACACTCTACCAAGGACGGCCAACTTTCACCCCCAGCAACTCATTTCTCTCAAGTGCAAAACCTGCAAGAAGACACCATCAATGTCGCTGCCCATGACCATGGCCAGCATCTTCTCACTCCGGGCGAAACCCAAGTGAGACAAGTTGACATGTCTGACATACTGCAAACTACCGCATACAATGACGAGACCGACGAAGAGGATGCAAACCCAGAGGATCAAATAATGGCTGAGATACTGCAGCATTCTCCAACCAAACAGGATACCCATCTACCGATAGAGTCTGTCGCCTTTCCTCCTGCTGCCTCACAGACCAAACCATTTACTCAGACTGAGCAGGCTGATGAGACGCATGAAGGGCCTGCTTCGCAATCCGAGCCAGAGCATGTGGCTGCTGTTGCCAAATCCTTACGACCCCAACGCTCTAAACTAAACAGAGCGTCCGGTTACATCGATCAAGAGGACCCTAGTATGGCGCTGATAGCAGCTACGCCTGCGAAAGAATCCGCAAACAGTGGTAGCAAGCACAGTAGCCCAGCCCCAGTCGGGCCAAGCAGCAAGACTCGCAGCAAGACTCGCAGCAAGACTCGCAGCAAGACCCACGATGATCCCAGCATTCAGTTAGCGGGTGCCTTGGAGCAGTCAGAGACAAAGAACAAGCGTAAAAGAAAAGCGGCAGATGACGAAAGCATTACCAGTCTGGACAACAGCCCATCCGGAACTCGACGAGTGCTGCGATCTATGACTGACCATGATGATCTGAGCATATTGCTCGCGAAAGGGTCAAGCCCTCCAGCCCGGCAAACACGACCAGATCTGAAGCGCGAGACACCTGTGCGCGAAACCCGCTCGGTATCACGAAGTTTACGGCTGCAAGAAGAGTCGCCCGATGCATCATTTGCTTCACTAATATCCCCGTCAATCGCGGGTTCCTTCGCGACTGTGCCTGAGGATGGTGAAGAGGACGTCAAGTCTCTGAAACTACGACTAGCTAAAAACTTGAGGACAGACTTTCCCGATTTTCTGCCGCTTAAGAGCCTAAGAGGGAATATTGACAAAATGACGGATGTCCTTGCAGTGGTAACACAGACACCACCGCAACCACACCGACCAAAGCAAGGTCGTCCTCGGGGTTTCATGCtcaccttgaccttgaccgaTCCATCTACAGCACCGACTCAAGTCCGTGTAGCCAATATATTCCGACCCCACCTAACCTCGCTGCCGGAAGTTGAGAGTGGGGACATCATCCTTCTCCGACGGGTCAAGGTGGTGTCAATGACGGGCCGTAACTTCGGTGTCCGGTCAGAAGATTTATCGCCATGGGCCGTGTTCAAGCCGAACGGTGAACAAGCTCTCAGCCAAGTCAAGGGTCCGCCGGTGGAAATTAccccagaagagatcgaacATGCCAAGGGTCTACGGCAATGGTGGAGCCTCCAGGATGACAACGCTATGAACAAGATCCGGAAGGTGACCGAGAGTAAGGAAAATGCCAAATGA